A single Arachidicoccus sp. BS20 DNA region contains:
- a CDS encoding RNA methyltransferase: MQKLSMDDLGRMSVEEFKQAAKLPIITVLDNVRSMNNVGSIFRTADAFLIQAIHLCGYTPRPPHRDIHKTALGATETVEWKYFEDINDSLKSLRDEGFGIYAVEQAKGSIALNQFNFAKEKKIALILGNEVEGVQQSVIDACDGCIEIPQLGTKHSLNISIAAGIVLWEAARANLQITDNR, encoded by the coding sequence ATGTCTGTGGAAGAATTTAAACAGGCAGCAAAACTTCCTATAATTACAGTATTGGATAACGTACGCAGCATGAACAATGTCGGTAGCATATTCCGCACGGCAGATGCATTTTTGATTCAGGCAATTCATCTTTGCGGGTACACGCCGCGACCGCCGCACAGAGACATTCATAAAACTGCGCTCGGCGCAACGGAAACTGTTGAATGGAAATATTTTGAAGATATAAATGATTCGCTGAAATCTTTGCGTGATGAAGGTTTCGGCATTTATGCAGTAGAGCAGGCAAAAGGAAGTATTGCATTAAATCAATTTAATTTTGCAAAAGAAAAAAAGATTGCTTTGATATTAGGGAACGAAGTGGAAGGCGTGCAACAAAGCGTGATTGATGCCTGCGATGGCTGCATCGAAATTCCGCAACTTGGTACAAAACATTCGTTGAATATTTCCATCGCGGCAGGCATTGTTTTGTGGGAAGCGGCAAGAGCGAATTTACAAATAACGGACAACAGATAA